A single Merismopedia glauca CCAP 1448/3 DNA region contains:
- the dprA gene encoding DNA-processing protein DprA, with translation MHRERIFWLSWSQISGIGPILLKRLHQKFGSLETAWQASSGDLRQVEGFGEQVLKKVLEGRSHLDPIAFYQQHSLTNPNFWTPADPEYPRLLLEIPDPPPVLYYRGQVDLAENRGIKPLIAIVGTRDPSDYGKRWTCKISTALAASGFTVVSGMAEGIDTEAHSASLYTKGRTIAVLGTGVDIVYPPRNRNLHGQIQEYGLIVSEYPAGTQPNRPHFPRRNRIIAGLSRATIVMEAPSKSGALITAYLANDYCRDVYVLPGSLDNPKAIGCLGLLSKGAQIFLNEGHLLEMLGKTPKLDAPQQLSLFNPPVAVPTLPPRLQSVFDVISSEATSFDLIIEKSGLAAGEVSSALLELELEGAIAQLPGMRYQKT, from the coding sequence TTGCATAGAGAGCGGATATTTTGGTTATCTTGGTCGCAGATTAGTGGAATTGGGCCAATATTACTCAAGCGACTGCATCAGAAATTTGGCTCTCTAGAAACGGCTTGGCAAGCCAGTAGCGGCGATTTACGACAAGTTGAAGGTTTTGGAGAACAGGTACTGAAAAAGGTCTTAGAAGGGCGATCGCACCTCGATCCGATAGCTTTTTATCAGCAGCATAGCTTAACTAATCCTAATTTTTGGACACCAGCCGATCCAGAATATCCCCGTTTGCTGTTAGAAATTCCCGATCCTCCACCAGTATTATATTACCGTGGTCAAGTAGATTTAGCTGAAAATCGCGGGATTAAGCCTTTAATTGCCATTGTCGGGACTCGCGATCCTTCAGATTATGGTAAGCGCTGGACGTGTAAAATTAGTACAGCTTTAGCTGCAAGTGGGTTTACAGTAGTTTCTGGCATGGCTGAAGGTATAGATACAGAAGCTCACTCAGCCTCTTTGTATACTAAAGGTAGAACGATCGCGGTTTTGGGTACTGGTGTCGATATTGTTTATCCACCCCGCAATCGGAATTTGCACGGACAAATTCAAGAATATGGCTTAATTGTCAGCGAATATCCGGCAGGAACTCAACCAAATCGCCCTCATTTTCCCCGTCGCAATCGGATTATCGCGGGTTTGAGTCGCGCTACAATTGTGATGGAAGCACCAAGTAAGTCTGGCGCGCTGATTACAGCTTATTTAGCCAATGATTACTGTCGTGATGTGTATGTGTTACCAGGTTCTTTAGATAACCCCAAAGCGATCGGTTGTCTGGGATTATTAAGTAAAGGCGCGCAAATATTCCTCAATGAAGGTCATTTGCTAGAAATGTTGGGTAAGACACCCAAATTAGATGCACCTCAACAGTTATCGTTATTTAATCCTCCGGTTGCGGTTCCCACCCTACCCCCTCGCCTACAATCGGTTTTCGATGTTATTTCTAGCGAAGCTACCAGTTTCGATCTAATTATCGAAAAGTCTGGCTTAGCTGCTGGCGAGGTTTCCAGTGCTTTGTTAGAGTTAGAACTAGAAGGGGCGATCGCTCAACTTCCTGGAATGCGCTATCAGAAAACATGA
- a CDS encoding RidA family protein — MTHQVIRTTEAPAPVGPYNQAIVASGKMVFVAGQISIDPKTGNLIDTSDVAQQTEQVMTNLEAILKSSGADWKSVVKTTVFLADMNDFAAMNAVYARYFDEATAPARACVEVARLPKDVRVEIDCIAVI; from the coding sequence ATGACTCATCAAGTAATTCGTACCACAGAAGCACCCGCACCTGTAGGACCATACAATCAAGCAATTGTTGCTAGCGGTAAGATGGTATTTGTCGCTGGGCAAATTTCGATAGATCCCAAAACTGGTAACCTAATCGATACTAGTGATGTGGCTCAGCAAACAGAGCAAGTCATGACTAACCTAGAGGCAATTTTAAAATCTAGCGGTGCTGATTGGAAAAGTGTGGTTAAAACAACAGTTTTCTTAGCAGATATGAATGATTTTGCAGCTATGAATGCAGTATATGCCCGTTACTTCGATGAAGCTACCGCTCCCGCCCGCGCTTGCGTGGAAGTGGCGCGACTTCCCAAAGATGTCAGGGTTGAGATTGATTGTATCGCCGTAATTTAG
- a CDS encoding DUF5674 family protein, which yields MILIIRERATPEQISQMAETYFGLMIKLAVDIEREIVVGGAELYADCEQMLLEDGSQQVYVWGADWYLELKQVGFESLINIRPRQENRGMSIEDPVIRERIEIIVRHLLDG from the coding sequence ATGATTTTAATTATCCGAGAACGAGCTACACCAGAGCAAATTAGTCAAATGGCAGAAACTTATTTTGGGTTAATGATTAAACTAGCAGTAGATATAGAAAGAGAAATTGTAGTGGGAGGTGCTGAACTTTACGCAGACTGCGAACAAATGCTATTAGAAGATGGTTCACAGCAAGTATACGTTTGGGGAGCAGATTGGTATCTTGAACTCAAACAAGTTGGATTTGAATCTTTAATTAATATTCGTCCTCGTCAAGAAAATCGAGGAATGAGCATCGAAGATCCAGTCATTAGAGAAAGAATTGAAATAATCGTGCGTCATTTGTTGGATGGTTAA
- a CDS encoding tetratricopeptide repeat protein, giving the protein MLQQKYIKAIAIVAIAFTTSLQFPTNQLLAAGEETLPNPLEITQPDPLLPNQSGNLTPQQKEKLKADLANLNQQATIQYQGGNPTIAFDIWFRELRLRRNLGFAEEIAALTRVGEIAWQDTQKQQLKFIIQRLNTIEKQIGKQKPVDLSLVKDLAIAYQKLRVYNSAAQLYQQVLQQAKNNKDTQNQKTTLETLAELHLSWLDYPKAAAAYEELLNLALLNGDYLNQIVYIKKLGEIYDKAKQPENALRSKLKLLDSYESSKKTEELSSLYLAIADLYQTIGKLNQSSQYYQKAYENSWKNQQFDYASESLNKLALLYKTQGKPDVSLRIYQALLQVNQRTYSYYDLMNTYDQIGEIYLQRKDYTMALAAFEKGLEIAQALNYRQEYFSDRIRLVKQGS; this is encoded by the coding sequence ATGCTACAGCAAAAATACATAAAAGCGATCGCCATAGTTGCGATCGCCTTTACTACCTCCTTACAATTCCCTACCAATCAGCTACTTGCTGCTGGTGAAGAAACTCTCCCCAACCCGTTAGAAATTACTCAACCAGATCCTTTACTTCCAAATCAAAGTGGCAATCTGACTCCACAACAAAAAGAGAAATTAAAAGCAGATTTAGCGAATTTAAATCAGCAAGCTACTATCCAATATCAAGGCGGAAATCCCACGATTGCTTTTGACATTTGGTTTCGCGAACTGCGATTACGTAGAAACTTAGGATTTGCCGAAGAAATTGCCGCATTAACTAGAGTAGGTGAAATCGCATGGCAAGATACTCAAAAACAGCAATTAAAATTTATTATTCAACGTCTCAATACTATTGAAAAACAGATAGGAAAGCAAAAGCCAGTAGACTTGTCTCTGGTTAAAGACTTAGCGATCGCTTATCAAAAACTGCGAGTTTATAACTCTGCGGCTCAATTATATCAGCAAGTATTACAACAAGCCAAAAATAACAAAGATACCCAAAATCAAAAAACGACTTTAGAAACTTTAGCCGAACTTCATTTATCTTGGCTAGATTACCCTAAAGCGGCGGCTGCTTATGAAGAATTATTGAATTTAGCTTTGCTGAATGGGGATTATTTAAACCAAATTGTTTACATTAAAAAGCTAGGAGAAATTTATGATAAAGCCAAACAACCAGAAAATGCTTTGCGAAGTAAACTGAAGCTGTTAGATAGTTATGAATCTAGTAAAAAAACAGAAGAATTATCAAGTTTGTATTTGGCGATCGCCGATTTATATCAAACTATTGGCAAACTCAATCAATCCAGTCAATATTACCAAAAAGCTTATGAAAACTCTTGGAAAAATCAACAATTTGACTACGCTTCTGAATCTTTAAATAAACTAGCTTTATTATACAAAACTCAAGGAAAACCTGATGTATCATTGCGAATTTACCAAGCTCTTTTACAAGTAAATCAAAGAACTTATAGTTACTACGATTTAATGAATACTTATGACCAAATAGGTGAAATTTATCTACAACGGAAAGACTATACTATGGCTTTAGCAGCTTTTGAAAAAGGTTTAGAAATAGCTCAAGCGCTCAACTATCGACAAGAATATTTTAGCGATCGCATTCGTCTTGTCAAACAAGGTTCTTAA
- a CDS encoding nucleotidyltransferase domain-containing protein: MSDTYSLILPVGTQVVSRVELRNTRGEITCLKGAVGTIAEAPTDNSHSYQIRLPDGKEVNLKRHEFSIRKHFQDGKATFEEVLADYNLYNAVIYKCIVGSRAYGLDRADSDTDRRGIYLPPANLHWSLYGVPEQLENNDTQECYWELQKFLILALKANPNVLECLYTPLVEIANPIAEELLSIREIFLSKLVYQTYNSYVLSQFKKMEQDLRTKGEIRWKHAMHLIRLLLSGIQVLESGFVPIKVESHRDELIAIREETISWEEMNAWRLSLHEKFDRAFSQTSLPERPNYEKANDFLIAARREMSNE, translated from the coding sequence ATGAGCGATACCTATAGTTTAATATTGCCTGTAGGAACTCAAGTTGTCAGTCGGGTGGAGTTAAGGAATACTCGCGGGGAAATCACCTGTCTTAAAGGCGCAGTCGGTACAATAGCTGAAGCACCCACAGATAATTCCCATAGCTATCAGATTAGACTACCAGATGGCAAGGAAGTCAATTTAAAACGGCATGAGTTTAGCATTCGCAAACATTTCCAGGATGGGAAAGCGACTTTTGAGGAAGTTTTAGCCGATTATAACCTCTATAATGCGGTCATTTATAAGTGTATAGTTGGTTCTAGAGCATATGGTTTAGATCGTGCCGATTCTGATACAGATAGACGAGGTATTTATTTACCACCAGCCAACTTACATTGGTCATTATATGGCGTTCCTGAACAGTTAGAAAATAACGACACTCAAGAGTGTTATTGGGAATTGCAAAAATTTTTGATTTTGGCATTAAAAGCTAATCCTAATGTTTTGGAATGTCTTTATACACCATTAGTTGAAATCGCTAATCCCATCGCGGAAGAATTACTAAGTATTCGGGAAATTTTCTTATCCAAACTAGTTTATCAAACCTACAACAGTTACGTTCTCTCTCAATTTAAAAAGATGGAACAAGACTTACGCACTAAAGGTGAAATTCGCTGGAAACACGCCATGCATTTAATTCGACTATTATTATCAGGAATTCAAGTTTTAGAATCTGGATTTGTACCAATTAAAGTCGAATCACATCGCGACGAGTTAATCGCCATTAGAGAAGAAACTATTTCTTGGGAAGAGATGAATGCTTGGCGACTGAGTTTACACGAAAAGTTCGATCGCGCCTTCTCTCAAACTAGTTTACCAGAACGTCCTAATTACGAAAAAGCTAACGATTTTCTAATTGCAGCGCGCCGAGAGATGAGTAATGAGTAA
- a CDS encoding nucleotidyltransferase domain-containing protein, which yields MINKTENKQLQEIVSQQEYPLLFATISGAHLYGFPSPDSDYDLRGVHILPIAEVIGLNSPRETIEISRLEENIELDLVTHDIKKFFGLLLKRNGYVLEQLYSPLIVYTTPEHEELKAIASSCITKHHVYHYLGFAQTQWRLFSKENSPRVKPLLYVYRVLLTGIHLMQTGQIEANLVKLNQQFQLPYIPELIDRKLQGKEKSTLTNTDIDFHEREYLRLCQTLESASQSSNLPENPAAKQILHDLLVRVRIRYGKI from the coding sequence TTGATTAACAAAACCGAAAATAAACAACTCCAAGAAATCGTTTCACAGCAAGAATACCCATTATTATTTGCTACCATTAGTGGCGCACATTTATACGGCTTTCCCTCGCCAGATTCAGATTACGATCTGCGGGGAGTTCATATTTTACCCATAGCTGAAGTAATCGGATTAAATTCTCCTCGTGAAACCATAGAAATATCTAGATTGGAAGAAAATATAGAACTAGATTTAGTCACCCACGACATTAAAAAGTTTTTCGGGTTACTCCTCAAAAGAAATGGATATGTACTCGAACAACTCTACTCGCCACTAATAGTTTATACTACCCCAGAACACGAAGAATTAAAAGCGATCGCCTCTAGTTGCATTACTAAACACCACGTCTATCACTATCTAGGATTTGCTCAAACTCAATGGCGATTATTCAGTAAAGAAAATTCTCCCAGAGTTAAACCATTATTATATGTTTACCGCGTTTTACTCACCGGAATTCACTTAATGCAAACTGGACAAATAGAAGCTAATTTAGTTAAACTTAACCAGCAGTTTCAACTACCATATATTCCCGAACTAATCGACAGGAAACTACAAGGAAAAGAAAAATCAACCCTAACAAATACAGATATAGATTTTCACGAACGAGAATACCTCCGATTGTGTCAAACTTTAGAAAGTGCCAGTCAATCGAGTAACTTGCCAGAAAATCCTGCTGCAAAACAGATCTTACACGATCTGTTAGTCAGAGTTAGAATTAGGTATGGGAAAATATGA